One window of Haloarchaeobius salinus genomic DNA carries:
- a CDS encoding histidine kinase N-terminal 7TM domain-containing protein has product MLGGLPITTLYQMVLVATTGLAFVVAGVAWRNRPNTGARYLALTALGAAAWTAPSLAQSLTPSLFVDELFSRLAYIGVTLVPPSWFLLAAEYTGHDRLHDRRVRTGLWSVSAVMVVVAWSGLVFDHGLVYSRVFEDPGTLTGIGVDHGAVFYLWTLYAYGLVFGALSMFVGFFYRSTDLYRRQAAVVVLAALAPLVGNLLYVTETIAVDGTPFGFALGSAALAFGVFEFSLTDVTPIARESLMTNIRDGVVVLDAEGRITDVNPAASRLLGLDGSVIGRRVSTVLDGPVGDIAADVGDRETQTLVTLDSASGRRYVDVRVWPQSDDRGRSLGHLFYLRDVTEREHRERELERQNERLDRFASLVSHDLRNPLSVAEGYVELAQDTDDVSHLDDVVVAHERMEELIEDVLAMAREGETVTDLEAVRIEEVARAAWATVETNGATLEVRTDGTVRAAPTRLRRLFENLFRNAVEHGSTSPRSHARGDAVEHGSTSPRSTPSHEDAVEHGSTSPRSHAPRDTVEHGPNGATAELTVIVGDLADSIDDGPAGFYVADDGIGIPADSRADVLDDGYTTNEDGTGLGLSVVQSIADAHGWTVRVTEGDSGGARFEFAGAVVD; this is encoded by the coding sequence ATGCTCGGGGGGCTCCCGATCACCACACTGTACCAGATGGTACTCGTCGCCACGACGGGACTGGCGTTCGTCGTCGCCGGTGTGGCCTGGCGGAACCGGCCCAACACCGGTGCCCGCTACCTCGCGCTGACCGCACTCGGTGCGGCCGCCTGGACCGCACCGTCGCTCGCCCAGAGTCTGACCCCCTCGCTGTTCGTCGACGAGCTGTTCAGTCGGCTCGCGTACATCGGTGTCACCCTCGTCCCGCCGTCCTGGTTCCTGCTGGCGGCCGAGTACACGGGACACGACAGACTCCACGACCGGCGGGTCCGGACGGGGCTCTGGAGCGTCTCGGCCGTGATGGTTGTCGTCGCCTGGTCGGGACTCGTCTTCGACCACGGACTCGTCTACAGCCGGGTCTTCGAGGACCCGGGGACGCTGACCGGCATCGGGGTCGATCACGGAGCTGTGTTCTACCTCTGGACCCTCTACGCCTACGGCCTCGTCTTCGGGGCACTCTCGATGTTCGTCGGGTTCTTCTACCGGTCGACCGACCTCTACCGGCGGCAGGCCGCGGTGGTCGTCCTGGCCGCGCTCGCGCCGCTGGTCGGGAACCTGCTCTACGTGACCGAGACCATCGCCGTAGACGGGACACCGTTCGGGTTCGCCCTCGGGAGCGCGGCGCTCGCCTTCGGCGTGTTCGAGTTCAGCCTGACCGACGTGACACCCATCGCCCGCGAGTCGCTGATGACGAACATCAGGGACGGCGTCGTCGTCCTCGACGCCGAAGGTCGCATCACGGACGTGAACCCGGCGGCCAGCCGACTGCTCGGGCTGGATGGCTCCGTCATCGGACGGCGGGTGAGCACCGTCCTCGACGGCCCCGTCGGCGACATCGCGGCGGACGTCGGGGACCGCGAGACCCAGACCCTCGTCACGCTCGACTCCGCCAGCGGCCGTCGGTACGTCGACGTCCGGGTGTGGCCGCAGTCCGACGACCGCGGCCGCTCGCTCGGGCACCTGTTCTACCTCCGCGACGTGACCGAACGCGAGCACAGGGAGCGCGAGCTGGAGCGACAGAACGAGCGGCTCGACCGTTTCGCGAGCCTCGTCAGTCACGACCTGCGCAACCCGCTGTCGGTCGCCGAGGGCTACGTCGAACTCGCCCAGGACACCGACGACGTCTCCCACCTCGACGACGTCGTCGTCGCCCACGAGCGGATGGAGGAACTCATCGAGGACGTGCTCGCGATGGCCCGCGAGGGCGAGACGGTCACGGACCTGGAGGCGGTCCGCATCGAGGAGGTCGCCCGGGCGGCCTGGGCCACCGTGGAGACCAACGGTGCGACGCTCGAGGTCCGGACCGACGGGACCGTCCGTGCGGCACCCACCCGACTGCGACGACTGTTCGAGAACCTGTTCCGGAACGCCGTGGAACACGGTTCCACGAGCCCCCGCTCGCACGCTCGCGGGGACGCCGTCGAGCACGGCTCGACGAGCCCTCGTTCGACTCCGTCTCACGAGGACGCCGTGGAACACGGTTCCACGAGCCCCCGCTCGCACGCTCCCCGGGACACCGTCGAGCACGGCCCAAACGGGGCGACAGCCGAGCTGACCGTCATCGTCGGCGACCTGGCCGACTCCATCGACGACGGGCCGGCCGGGTTCTACGTGGCAGACGACGGTATCGGCATCCCGGCCGACAGCCGCGCGGACGTCCTGGACGACGGGTACACCACGAACGAGGACGGCACCGGGCTGGGGCTCTCTGTCGTCCAGTCCATCGCCGACGCGCACGGCTGGACGGTGCGGGTTACGGAGGGCGACTCCGGCGGTGCCCGGTTCGAGTTCGCCGGCGCTGTCGTGGACTGA
- the sod gene encoding superoxide dismutase, whose protein sequence is MAEKSHAELPPLPYDYDALEPSISEQVLTWHHDTHHQGYVNGLNAAEETLAENRESGDYSSSAGALGNVTHNGCGHYLHTLFWENMSPNGGGEPEGDLADRIEEDFGSYEGWKGEFEAAASAAGGWALLVYDPVAKQLRNVKVDKHDQGALWGAHPILALDVWEHSYYYDYGPDRGSFIDNFFDVVNWDKVAEEYEKSVDHFE, encoded by the coding sequence ATGGCCGAGAAATCACACGCCGAACTGCCGCCGCTCCCGTACGACTACGACGCACTCGAACCATCCATCTCCGAACAGGTTCTCACCTGGCATCACGACACACACCACCAGGGGTACGTCAACGGTCTGAACGCGGCCGAGGAGACCCTCGCCGAGAACCGCGAGTCCGGCGACTACTCATCGTCCGCCGGCGCGCTCGGGAACGTGACCCACAACGGCTGTGGGCACTACCTGCACACGCTGTTCTGGGAGAACATGTCCCCGAACGGCGGCGGTGAACCCGAGGGCGACCTCGCCGACCGTATCGAGGAGGACTTCGGCTCCTACGAGGGCTGGAAGGGCGAGTTCGAGGCGGCTGCCTCGGCCGCCGGTGGCTGGGCGCTGCTCGTCTACGACCCGGTCGCCAAGCAGCTCCGCAACGTCAAGGTCGACAAGCACGACCAGGGCGCGCTCTGGGGCGCACACCCCATCCTCGCGCTCGACGTCTGGGAGCACTCCTACTACTACGACTACGGTCCGGACCGCGGCAGCTTCATCGACAACTTCTTCGACGTGGTCAACTGGGACAAGGTCGCCGAGGAGTACGAGAAGTCGGTCGACCACTTCGAGTAA